In Oryza sativa Japonica Group chromosome 1, ASM3414082v1, the genomic stretch CCCAGCGGCGTGCAAAGGCCGGTGAGGCATAGGATGAGGCTGGATCTAGCCATGCTATATCGCGGTGGCCGTGCATCTTCCGACaatggaggggaggggggaagggGGAAGGGAAGAGAGGTACGATGGCCCACCGGAGAAATATGGCCCGCCTATCCCATTGCGGCGTTCAACCCACATAGGTGCCTGACATGCAAGACGGCGAGGAAGGTGGAGGGAGCATGTGGTGAAGAGGGAGCCCATGACATGAGGCCATTGACAGTGAACTCAGACCATGTTGGACCTACAAGGGGTGGCAAGGGAGGAGATGCCATAGGGAAGGACTAGGACCTCAGGGTGGCGTAGTAGTGGAGATGCCTCTCTGaccctctttctctccatttctcCTCCACCGTCGTCCATCCGCATCGGCTTCTCTATCACCGTCATTCACCATGGATCTAGTGGTGATGCCGCTGTCCCGTTTTAGCAAGATTGTCTTGTTGGCAAGGCTAGAGTCTAGCTATTAataatatagaaaatatttttatttaaagaCAAATAATGATTGTCTTATTCATGGATATATGGCCAACAAACAATTATTTCAGTAGTACTGAAAGCAACAATTAATCATGTAAATGATCTACCATGATGCAATTATATGCATATTTCACTCTCTACACTTTGGCGTACAGATAAGGTGCAACACACATCTCCTTAACTTATTGCCCttatctttattttattttgtacatACCTCAAATTGTACTGGCACAACAGCATGCTTTAGCCCACACATTAAGAAAATTCCTCATAGGGGATTTCGTTTTCTTTTGCATCGTCAATATCTCCTCCTcacttttcgtttttttctgCATTGTCAATATCTCCTCCTCActttttttgaaaggaacaTCATGAGATTGTGGTTTTTCATTAGATAGAGGGGAAATAAATATCTCCTCCTCACTGAACTCTTGTGTGAACTTCTCATACACCACTAGATCTTTCTTGCTCACCGTTGGTCTCTGCCTCACGAGGACTTCATCGAAATCTATCTTTGAGATTGGTGGAAGAAGAATCTACACCCATACAATAATCACACATTTACAAATATTCGATGATTCAAAAATAATCCAGTAATCATTGATTGATCATTTCTTTACCTTGGCAGCCAAACCTTTTGATGCGAGTTCCTGCATGGTGGTTTGTATGGAACCAGGCTGACTCTGTTCACTTGGCGTCCACGTGTCATCGTCTGCCTTGATGAAGAACTTGGCATCCTGTGTTTTCCTCACAGGTTGAAATAACGCATCCTTCACCTGTTGCAAgaaattaaggctgtgtttagtttcaaagtttttcttcaaacttctaacttttccatcacatcaaaactttcctacacacacaaactttcaacctttccatcacatcgttttaattttaaccaaacttctaattttggcgtgaactaaacatggctTAATGGATGTAGCAATACAGAGTACATACATACACATGTCGAGTTTTCTATTTACGTAATGTAAATTGTAAATGGTTTAAATGTCCGGTCTCTGCTACTAGATGATCATATACACATGTCACAGAGAGTATATACTTACACAAACAGCAATATCTGAGCCAGAAAACCCCTCTGTTTGATAGGCCAAGCTCACAAAATCACCTTCAGTTAAGCTATGTGGTGTGTCCCCAATGTGGATCTGGATGAATTAAAAGGTCCCAAGCTTTGATCAAAGATTAGTTAATTATTTGCCATGACAGAACGTACAAATTCTTTTTCTTAAGTTGCATCGCACATATATTAGTTTTTGCACCTTAAAAGTGTCTTTCCTTGCCTTCAAGTCAGGTAGGGGAATGTAGATACATTTGTCAAACCGTCGCCGCATAGCCTGAGATAATGAATCGACAAGTTGCATAATGCAGTTTTTAAAAATGTAAATAGTGAAGAATAAAAATTTCCATTATTAAGAAAATAGCGAAGAATAATATTGACAAGTTTTCTGAAACCTGGTCCAGAACATGTGGCATATTTGTAGCAGCAAGAACCAGAACTTTATCATTGCTATTATCGAAACCCTGGACATTACATTTAATTTACCAAAGAAAAAAGAGATGTGAGTATGGTACAAATTAAAGGGTATGTAAACAATTTAATTAGTATAACAATTATAGAACATGCCTAGTCAGATCATAGTCAGGGCATATGACAGGAAGGTTCATAGTACAGGATGCAAGAACTCACCTGCATTTGCACAAGAAGTTCAGTCTTGATTCTCCGGGAAGCTTCATTTTCATTACATTCTCCACGTTGGCCGCATAAAGAATCGATTTCATCGATGAAGATAATGGAGGGAGCATTTTCACGGGCCATCTGGAAAAGATTAGCAACTAGTTTCTCACTTTCTCCCATCCATTTTGAAACAAGGTCTGATGAAGATATGCTGCAAGAAAACCAAAATCGTTAACATAACATGAAACAGAAACAAAGAACAAAGCATACTGCACTAGTACTAGCAGTAGCagcaaagaaaagaaagagaaatacATATGGTaaactactctctccatccctaaatatttatttgacgccgttgacttttttaaatatgttggaccgttcgtcttatttaaaaaattcaagtaatcattaattcttttcctatcatttgattcattgttaaatatatttttatttatacatatagttttacatattttgcaaaagtttatgaataaaacaaacgattaaacatatttataaaagtcaacggcgtcaaacatttaggacgGAGATAGTATAATGGATGCTGCTGTGACCTGAAGAATGTTGAATCAACCTCGGTTGCAACAGCTTCAGCCAAATAAGACTTTCCAGTTCCTGGTGGACCATACAAAAGAAAAGCTTTCCATGGGCTTCGCTTGCCTAAAGTACATTATCATCTCCAATattaaaatcaaattaaatttcaaactttTCACCATTAACACTTGAAACAGAAATAAGCAGCAAACAGATAATGCAACAAAACATTAGTACAGTACTATGAAATTTgctcaaagaaaaaagaagaagataggATAAGGCTTTATGGGATTGTTGATTACTTTTTTGGGGGGACTACTTGTTGACCACTTTGTTACAACATCCAAACCTCCTCCCTTCgtcataaaatataacaacctaaaATGGAATGAGACACATCCTAACAATGTATCTGGACAATATGTATCTAggctgttatattttgggatggaggtagtactaattATAGGtgttactaaattttagtaTGGTACCAAAACAAATACACTCTTGTCATTATCActctaccaaaatttagtactaTTCAACTTTGCCAAAATTTGTTACACCAAAATATGCCAAGATATTTTGGTTAGGTTAATTTCGACAACAAACTGAACAAGCTCTAAACATCCTTCACCTGTAAAGAAGTGTGGAAACTTGATAGGCAATATGGCGGCCTCTTGCAGTGCCTCCTTGGCGCTCTCCAAGCCGGCGACGTCGCTCCACTTGACGCTCGGCTTCGCGGCGACGATGGCCGACCTGAGCATGCCCCTCGGCTTGGCCTGCtcggagtcgccgccgccgccgccgccgccgatgtgcCCATCGAGGACCGCGCGGATCtcctcggcgcggcggaggtaCTCGGTGAActtggcggcgatggcgtcctTGATCTTGGGGTCCTTCTCGTACTTGAGGTGGGTCTTGAAGTACTCGAGGGCGTTCATGTAGAGCGGGAACGCCTTGACGTAGTTGCCGCCATTGTCCTCCTGCACCGCCTGCTTCACGTACTCGATCGCCTGCTCCTTGAAGTTGCTGTACATGATCGTGGCCAAACAATCAATCAGATAGCTAGCCAATGGCGATCGATCGCTTTGATGCtcgaggagaggggagaagagagCATAGTCAGTTCTTGGATCAGGACAAATTAATGAAAGAGCAAATGTTTGACctgtgttaattaattaatcatgcatttgATCAATCATAGTTCATCTGCAGTTATGCGTAGCCAGTCGACATATTCAGTGAAAGGTCAACTATATCCAGCTATCAGCATATATTATCCTGGTGTTCTTTAATTAaggagctacttcctccgtttcacaatgt encodes the following:
- the LOC107275709 gene encoding protein SUPPRESSOR OF K(+) TRANSPORT GROWTH DEFECT 1 isoform X1; the encoded protein is MYSNFKEQAIEYVKQAVQEDNGGNYVKAFPLYMNALEYFKTHLKYEKDPKIKDAIAAKFTEYLRRAEEIRAVLDGHIGGGGGGGDSEQAKPRGMLRSAIVAAKPSVKWSDVAGLESAKEALQEAAILPIKFPHFFTGEGCLELVQFRSPWKAFLLYGPPGTGKSYLAEAVATEVDSTFFSISSSDLVSKWMGESEKLVANLFQMARENAPSIIFIDEIDSLCGQRGECNENEASRRIKTELLVQMQGFDNSNDKVLVLAATNMPHVLDQAMRRRFDKCIYIPLPDLKARKDTFKIHIGDTPHSLTEGDFVSLAYQTEGFSGSDIAVCVKDALFQPVRKTQDAKFFIKADDDTWTPSEQSQPGSIQTTMQELASKGLAAKILLPPISKIDFDEVLVRQRPTVSKKDLVVYEKFTQEFSEEEIFISPLSNEKPQSHDVPFKKSEEEILTMQKKTKSEEEILTMQKKTKSPMRNFLNVWAKACCCASTI
- the LOC107275709 gene encoding protein SUPPRESSOR OF K(+) TRANSPORT GROWTH DEFECT 1 isoform X2 → MYSNFKEQAIEYVKQAVQEDNGGNYVKAFPLYMNALEYFKTHLKYEKDPKIKDAIAAKFTEYLRRAEEIRAVLDGHIGGGGGGGDSEQAKPRGMLRSAIVAAKPSVKWSDVAGLESAKEALQEAAILPIKFPHFFTGKRSPWKAFLLYGPPGTGKSYLAEAVATEVDSTFFSISSSDLVSKWMGESEKLVANLFQMARENAPSIIFIDEIDSLCGQRGECNENEASRRIKTELLVQMQGFDNSNDKVLVLAATNMPHVLDQAMRRRFDKCIYIPLPDLKARKDTFKIHIGDTPHSLTEGDFVSLAYQTEGFSGSDIAVCVKDALFQPVRKTQDAKFFIKADDDTWTPSEQSQPGSIQTTMQELASKGLAAKILLPPISKIDFDEVLVRQRPTVSKKDLVVYEKFTQEFSEEEIFISPLSNEKPQSHDVPFKKSEEEILTMQKKTKSEEEILTMQKKTKSPMRNFLNVWAKACCCASTI
- the LOC107275709 gene encoding protein SUPPRESSOR OF K(+) TRANSPORT GROWTH DEFECT 1 isoform X3, producing the protein MYSNFKEQAIEYVKQAVQEDNGGNYVKAFPLYMNALEYFKTHLKYEKDPKIKDAIAAKFTEYLRRAEEIRAVLDGHIGGGGGGGDSEQAKPRGMLRSAIVAAKPSVKWSDVAGLESAKEALQEAAILPIKFPHFFTGKRSPWKAFLLYGPPGTGKSYLAEAVATEVDSTFFSISSSDLVSKWMGESEKLVANLFQMARENAPSIIFIDEIDSLCGQRGECNENEASRRIKTELLVQMQAMRRRFDKCIYIPLPDLKARKDTFKIHIGDTPHSLTEGDFVSLAYQTEGFSGSDIAVCVKDALFQPVRKTQDAKFFIKADDDTWTPSEQSQPGSIQTTMQELASKGLAAKILLPPISKIDFDEVLVRQRPTVSKKDLVVYEKFTQEFSEEEIFISPLSNEKPQSHDVPFKKSEEEILTMQKKTKSEEEILTMQKKTKSPMRNFLNVWAKACCCASTI